The genomic region GTAACAATGACTTAAGAATGGCTGTAAAATTATTAAAACTTAAACAATTAGAACAAAAATAAACTTTTAGTTATCATAATCCATCTGAATTTATGTGAAAATCAGATGCGAAAATCAATTGACAATAAATGATGTGATAATATGGGAAAAACTTCTCTTTTCTTTGAAGTGGAAAACAAGAATGTCTTTATTTTAGGCACTGGAGAGGTTGCTACAAGAAGAGCACATCGCTTTTTAGATAAAGGAGCCAATGTAATATTGGCAGGAAATTCAATTGATGAAGAATTGACTAAAAAAGGAGCTATTTTAACACCTTTAAAAGACCTTGACGAAATGGTTAAATGGAGCGACATAGTGATTACTGCAAGCGGCGATGAAAAGCTATGTGAATACATCGCATCCATCAGCCAAGGAAAATTAATTAACAGAGCAGACAAACCTGAAGAAGGAAATATAATAGCGCCTACAAGTTTCTTGATAGATGATATAGAGATATCCATTTATACAAATGGGCAAAGTCCTTTAATGGCTAGAGAACTTAGAAAGAAAATACAATCAATCATTACAGAAGAGGATATCCTTGAGATAAAGCTTCAAGATCATGCAAGAAAAATCCTTAAGGAAAAAGTAGATGACCAAAAGGTGAGAAGGGAATATCTTGAGAGTATTCTAAACAATGAAGAAATAAGGAACTGCCTAAAGGAAAATAAATTAGATGATGCTAAAAGGCTTGCAGAAAGCATAATTAACTCTGACTTATCATAAAATAAAGGAGACTCAAAATTGATAATCAATATACGTGTAGACCATACTCTTGCAGACATAGAAACTATGGAAAAGGTATCAAAAGATTTAAAAGAATTGTTTTCAGCTTTAAAAGAACAGATTGATGTTAAAGAATATATTGAAATCAATACATGCAATAGATATGAGTATTTCCTTTATGCTGAGGATTACAATGAACTTGACTTAGACTGCGAAAACAAGTATGTCATAATACAATATAGTGATGAAGCAGTTTTGCATTTATTCAGAATGACTTCCGGTCTTGAATCCATGATTATCGGTGAAGACCAAATCTTAGGCCAAGTGAAGGATGCAAAATT from uncultured Methanobrevibacter sp. harbors:
- a CDS encoding bifunctional precorrin-2 dehydrogenase/sirohydrochlorin ferrochelatase, whose amino-acid sequence is MGKTSLFFEVENKNVFILGTGEVATRRAHRFLDKGANVILAGNSIDEELTKKGAILTPLKDLDEMVKWSDIVITASGDEKLCEYIASISQGKLINRADKPEEGNIIAPTSFLIDDIEISIYTNGQSPLMARELRKKIQSIITEEDILEIKLQDHARKILKEKVDDQKVRREYLESILNNEEIRNCLKENKLDDAKRLAESIINSDLS